CGCCCCCCCTGCGGTGACCGCTGATAAATCGGGAATATATGTCGCCCATCCCGAAGGGGAAGTTGTTATCCGCTTATCCCCGCAGGGTGATATTATCTGGATGAACGAAGCGGGAGACCTGATAGGGGACCGGGACGGGGATGGGAAAAGCTTTGTCTACGGCATCGGCGCCGACAAGTTCGGGATTTCTTATGTGAATACCACAGGAACTTCCGCGCGATGCGGGGTACTGGGGCCGGATGGCCGCGGGCTGTTCCGGGTGATCCCGGGTCAGCTTCCCGGGCTGCGTGTCAGCTCGGTTGTCCCGATGATCGAGGGGAAAGAGAGCGACGGCCTCTATTTTGTTACACGGGGAGGCGATGTCCCCTATGTTTTCCATGTGCCGTTCACTGTTCGAACCGGCACGATTGTGGAAAAGGAGTAGCAAAGAAGTCTTAACCATGATTCATAGGATTTTAGGATTACTATGATAAATGATCCGGCAAAAAATATTAAAAAGCTCTCTAAATTGACGAAAACCTCACCCGGCCTTCGGCCACCCTCTCCGAATTTGGAGAGGGTAAAAACATAGCCAGCAATGAGTTACCCCCTCTCCTGACTAGGAGAGGGGGACAGGGGGTGAGGTTTAAAACACCAGAAAACAATGTAAAAATTACTTTTGCCGGATCATCTTTATAAATAGATAAAAAAAATCATACAAATCTTGGTTCAGACAATTTTTCAAAATTCATGACAAAACGGGCTTCTGCCCGGAGTGAGGACTGTATGCGCGGCTGTCATCGTTCAATAACTTCCTGTGCTTTCGCATGGTGTATGTACCTGATTCTATTTACCCCCTGTTTCGGAGATGATGTGGTCATTGTACAAAATCAAAAGTCCGGTGCAGTTATATCCGTTCCCGCAGATGCATCGAAGCAGGCGCTCGATGCGGCGAAATCCCTTACGGATTACATCGAAAAAAGCACCGGCGTAAAACTTGCGGTTGGCAGCGACATCAGGGATGAGAAAAATGTGGTGATTCATGTGGGGAATGATCGCTACGTTCAAAATCTCAGGCTCGATTTAAAAAATCTTGATGCCGACGGATTTGTGATCGGGTTTCCCGATCCAAAGAATATTGTGATTGCCGGACCCACAGACTGGGGAACCGAATTCGGGGTATACGACTTTCTCGAGCGGTATGTGGGGGTGCGCTGGCTGATGCCGGGAGAGGACGGCGAGGATGTTCCCCAGCATCAGACGCTCAGAATTCCGATGCGTGATATCCGCGAAGAACCGGCCTTTTTCTCACGCCAGTTGAGCTCGCCCAACGGCCCGGGATTTGTCCGGAGGAACCGTCTTCACAGCCGGGTAGATTTTCACCACAACCTCCTCAGGCTTTTCCCGGCGAGCAAATACGGGAAAACACACCCGGAGTTTTTCCCCATCTGGGATGGAAAACGGTACATTCCGCCCACTGACGACGATTGGCGCTGGGAGCCGTGTTTCTCGGCGGACGGGATTGTCGAGGAAGCGGTCAAAAACATCAAAGCCTATTTCAAAGCCAACCCGAACGCCACCTCGTATTCTCTCGGGATGAATGACTCCGACCATTTCTGCCAGTGCGAGAAGTGCCTGGCCAAAGAAGATAAAGCGAAGAATTTCCTTGGATACCGGAATTACTCAGACATTTATTTCGAATGGGCAAACAAGGTGGTTAAAGAAGTCCTGAAGGATTACCCGGACAAATGGTTCGGAACCCTGGCCTACTGGAACCTCGCCCAGCCCCCGAAAAAGGTGAAGGTACATCCCCGGATCATTCCCTACATGACCTATGACCGGATGGGCTGGATCGATCCGGGTCTTAAGGCCGAAGGTCATCGTATTACCGAGTGGTGGAAATCCATGAGTCCCACCCTCGGATGGTATGATTACATCTATGGGTCGCCATACCTGCTCCCCCGGGTCTATTTTCACCAGATGGGAGAGTATTTACAGTATGGGTATGAGGCCGGAGTCCGGGTGTCGTACGCGGAAATCTACTATAACTGGGGCGAGGGACCGAAAGAGTATCTGCATTTGAAACTGCTCTGGAATCCGCGCCTCGACATCGATGCCACCCTCCGCGAGTGGTATGAGCGGGCGGTGGGAAAAGACGCCGCCCCGGAGCTTGCGGCTTACTATTCATTCTGGGAAAAATTCTGGACCGAACGGATACAACAATCTTCCTGGTACAGCAGGGAAGGCCAGTTCATGCGCTTTACCATGCCCGGATATTTGGACATTGTAACAAAAGCGGATATTGCCAAAAGCCGGAAATGGCTGGAAAATGCCGTGGCGAAAGCCCGCACCGCAAAACAGAAGAAACGCGCCGGCCTCCTGCTCCGTGCTTTCGAGTACTATGAAGCGTCCGCTTACAGCTTTCTCGATGAATGGAAAGCATTCAACTCGTATCCGAAATCCCCAAAGGAAGCGCTGGGCCTCCTGAACAGCGTGGAAGAGTATGTTTCCATGAAGGAAAAACGATTCAGGCTGGTTGATACATTTAAAAAAGATCCGGTATTGAATCATCCCATAGAACCGACGAGATATCGCCCTCTTATGGGAGACCTGTTTGGCTGCTACCCCCTGTGGGCAGCGTATGAATGGGCGGGGAAAAATGATGGAGCGGTGAGAAAGAAAATCAGCGAAATGGTTTCTTCGAAAGAAAATGCAGTCTCCGGCCATGCGAAATTGCTAACCGATGTGCTCAACGGAGGGGCTA
This window of the Candidatus Latescibacter sp. genome carries:
- a CDS encoding DUF4838 domain-containing protein, with protein sequence MVIVQNQKSGAVISVPADASKQALDAAKSLTDYIEKSTGVKLAVGSDIRDEKNVVIHVGNDRYVQNLRLDLKNLDADGFVIGFPDPKNIVIAGPTDWGTEFGVYDFLERYVGVRWLMPGEDGEDVPQHQTLRIPMRDIREEPAFFSRQLSSPNGPGFVRRNRLHSRVDFHHNLLRLFPASKYGKTHPEFFPIWDGKRYIPPTDDDWRWEPCFSADGIVEEAVKNIKAYFKANPNATSYSLGMNDSDHFCQCEKCLAKEDKAKNFLGYRNYSDIYFEWANKVVKEVLKDYPDKWFGTLAYWNLAQPPKKVKVHPRIIPYMTYDRMGWIDPGLKAEGHRITEWWKSMSPTLGWYDYIYGSPYLLPRVYFHQMGEYLQYGYEAGVRVSYAEIYYNWGEGPKEYLHLKLLWNPRLDIDATLREWYERAVGKDAAPELAAYYSFWEKFWTERIQQSSWYSREGQFMRFTMPGYLDIVTKADIAKSRKWLENAVAKARTAKQKKRAGLLLRAFEYYEASAYSFLDEWKAFNSYPKSPKEALGLLNSVEEYVSMKEKRFRLVDTFKKDPVLNHPIEPTRYRPLMGDLFGCYPLWAAYEWAGKNDGAVRKKISEMVSSKENAVSGHAKLLTDVLNGGAKPISANASFEKSSEGWEITSKGGNVSWTAAAGHTQNGSLLVTGIGTCVLEQKAPIPGHGTYTCLAFVKTEGEPDRKGRIELTLSLDSGTVTNTPWAALQGWHSTSVKPQAGAWIPAATTVETKGLSGEEAALWDPDSSQSSLRKTGQSGELPGYLIIRLTLKDFDKNSRVYIDDVGLYRQE